From Macaca mulatta isolate MMU2019108-1 chromosome 3, T2T-MMU8v2.0, whole genome shotgun sequence, the proteins below share one genomic window:
- the LOC695594 gene encoding serine protease 58-like: MKGFLIVALLSAAGAVLAKDSQDNQESSYNFTIPYMVYLQSFPEPCVGSLIHPDWVLTAAHCPLPVEIRLGVSQPSITNKKQQIRNYSSIVTYPDFDAKSLNNDLMMIKLSTPASLNPHVGTIAIALEPIPFNESCFIPTWTWNEYKNLSDPDILTWINQHSLPFHDCQDRLKEEQAGNIICVGHPLRILSENKEVSAAPAICNGRLHGILSWAEGSVTLGSEGFFIDVHHYARWILKIMDTH; the protein is encoded by the exons ATGAAGGGTTTTCTCATCGTCGCTCTCTTGAGTGCAGCTG GAGCTGTTCTGGCTAAAGACTCTCAAGATAATCAGGAATCATCATACAATTTTACTATTCCTTACATGGTCTATCTTCAGTCCTTCCCAGAACCCTGTGTGGGGTCTCTCATTCATCCTGACTGGGTATTGACAGCTGCCCACTGCCCCTTACC tgttgaaatCCGACTGGGAGTTTCTCAACCTAGCATCACAAATAAGAAACAACAGATACGAAACTATTCATCGATTGTGACCTACCCTGACTTTGATGCAAAATCTTTGAACAATGACCTAATGATGATCAAACTGTCAACGCCTGCTTCACTCAACCCGCATGTGGGGACTATAGCCATAGCCTTGGAACCCATTCCATTTAATGAGTCCTGCTTTATTCCAACCTGGACCTGGAATGAATATAAAAACC TCAGTGATCCTGACATCCTGACATGGATCAACCAACATTCTCTTCCATTCCATGACTGTCAGGATAGACTCAAAGAAGAACAGGCAGGAAACATCATTTGTGTGGGACACCCTCTAAGGATCCTATCTGAAAACAAG GAAGTTTCGGCAGCCCCAGCCATCTGCAATGGGAGGTTGCATGGAATCTTGTCCTGGGCAGAAGGAAGCGTCACCCTAGGAAGTGAAGGATTCTTCATAGATGTTCATCACTATGCAAGATGGATCTTGAAAATTATGGATACCCACTGA
- the PRSS58 gene encoding serine protease 58 — protein sequence MKFIFLWALLNLTVALAFNPDYTVSSTPPYLVYLKSDYLPCAGVLIHPLWVITAAHCNLPKLRVILGVTIPADSNENHLQVIGYEKMIHHPRFSITSIDHDLMLIKLKTEAELNDYVKLANLPYQTISENTMCSVSTWSYNVCDIYKEPDSLQTVNISVISKPQCRDAYQTYNIRENMLCVGIVPGRRQPCKEVSAAPAICNGMLQGILSFADGCVLRADVGIYAKIFYYVPWIENVIQNN from the exons ATGAAGTTTATCTTCCTTTGGGCTCTCTTGAATCTGACTg TTGCTTTGGCCTTTAATCCAGATTACACAGTCAGTTCCACTCCTCCCTACTTGGTCTACTTGAAATCTGACTACTTGCCCTGCGCTGGAGtcctgatccacccactttgggtGATCACAGCTGCACACTGCAATTTACC AAAGCTTCGGGTGATACTGGGGGTTACAATCCCAGCAGACTCCAATGAAAACCATCTGCAAGTGATTGGCTATGAGAAGATGATTCATCACCCACGCTTCTCAATCACGTCTATCGATCATGACCTCATGCTCATCAAGCTGAAAACAGAGGCTGAACTCAACGACTATGTGAAACTAGCCAACCTGCCCTACCAAACTATCTCTGAGAATACCATGTGCTCTGTCTCCACCTGGAGCTACAACGTGTGTGATATCT aCAAGGAACCTGATTCACTGCAAACTGTGAACATCTCTGTAATCTCCAAGCCTCAGTGCCGCGATGCCTATCAAACCTACAACATCAGGGAAAATATGCTGTGTGTGGGCATCGTGCCAGGAAGGAGGCAGCCCTGCAAG GAAGTTTCTGCTGCCCCGGCAATCTGCAATGGGATGCTTCAAGGAATCCTGTCTTTTGCGGATGGATGTGTTTTGAGAGCCGATGTTGGCATCTATGCCAAAATTTTTTACTATGTACCCTGGATTGAAAATGTAATCCAAAATAACTGA